The Mytilus galloprovincialis chromosome 7, xbMytGall1.hap1.1, whole genome shotgun sequence genome has a window encoding:
- the LOC143082992 gene encoding uncharacterized protein LOC143082992: MAEGGFQDGLICNPCDIMKKENVHATSWCENCNQAMCSNCVDHHNAFIGTNRHTVIPLEDKGKIPKFILSLTQLCKEHDKVSEFYCNCHDRPCCVQCVTDFHQQCSKVVPFADILEEAKTSTALNQVEQSVSDTLKTINEITINRRESIKALDEQKQIALKKGESFRKKIDLFLDRVHDTFTKDVQSVHAKQVKEIEKEIYILAQRGVKIQEIEEEIGRMKQFSTNRQTFFGIRHFDEMLSKEISDILKAYEKGTIKEPEMEIKLNKKLNDCIYTVDTIADVSVQTRTRQHEFLKSGKGHLTISVTENIDRIRLELKKEIVIPPSRIGNTELKRCLILSDGKLLFLDFSDNMRLVVLDSEGNRHKDVKFPVKPFDIDMISDKKIAVSLPKLKRIDIYESKTFNYEKCIGPLNTKCYDISFVSNNNLAVRTEKEIVIIDHSVCSKIRSISLSKFLGREISYLKYHKDKLFFITDQCQIHCCDIDGDKIWTFASEDLNDARGLSTDSNGNVYTVDRQNGCVIVISADGKKSKLLPSVLFLNDLYYDKERKKVLVMLASNNENNISSALLYNVK; this comes from the coding sequence ATGGCTGAAGGAGGCTTTCAAGATGGACTAATTTGTAATCCATGTGAcattatgaaaaaagaaaatgttcatgctACATCTTGGTGCGAAAATTGCAATCAAGCAATGTGTTCTAACTGCGTAGACCATCATAACGCATTTATAGGCACAAACCGTCATACGGTGATTCCTTTAGAAGATAAGGGTAAAATTCCAAAGTTCATATTAAGTCTTACACAGTTATGTAAAGAACATGACAAAGTAAGCGAATTTTATTGCAACTGTCACGATCGTCCTTGTTGTGTTCAATGTGTAACAGATTTCCACCAGCAGTGTTCAAAAGTTGTTCCTTTTGCAGACATCTTAGAAGAGGCAAAAACGTCAACTGCTTTAAATCAAGTGGAGCAGTCAGTGTCGGATACATTAAAAACTATAAATGAAATAACTATAAATAGACGAGAAAGCATCAAGGCTCTagatgaacaaaaacaaatagcaTTGAAAAAGGGGGAATCCTTTCGTAAGAAAATCGATCTCTTTCTTGACAGGGTACATGATACATTCACCAAAGATGTCCAAAGTGTACATGCTAAGCAAGTGAAAGAGATTGAAAAAGAAATCTACATCCTTGCACAGAGAGGAGTAAAAATCCAAGAGATCGAGGAAGAAATTGGCCGCATGAAGCAGTTTTCAACAAATCGGCAGACATTTTTTGGCATCCGTCATTTTGATGAAATGCTTTCGAAAGAAATAAGTGACATTTTAAAAGCATATGAAAAGGGAACAATCAAAGAACCAGAGATGGAAATCAAACTAAACAAAAAACTGAACGATTGTATATACACTGTAGATACTATAGCGGATGTCTCAGTTCAAACACGAACCCGACAACACGAGTTCCTGAAGTCAGGAAAAGGTCATTTGACGATTTCTGTAACCGAAAATATCGATAGGATCCGTCTTGAACTCAAAAAAGAGATCGTTATACCACCTAGTCGTATTGGTAATACTGAATTAAAAAGATGTCTGATTTTGTCTGATGGTAAGCTTTTATTCCTCGATTTTTCAGATAACATGAGATTAGTCGTTCTTGATTCAGAAGGAAACCGCCATAAAGATGTAAAATTTCCGGTAAAACCATTTGATATAGATATGATAAGTGACAAGAAAATAGCAGTTTCATTgccaaaattgaaaagaataGATATTTATGAATCCAAAACATTTAATTATGAAAAATGTATTGGACCACTAAACACAAAATGTTATGACATTTCATTTGTCAGCAACAATAATTTGGCAGTGAGAACTGAAAAAGAAATAGTTATTATAGATCACAGTGTGTGCTCAAAAATTCGTTCCATATCCCTTTCGAAATTTCTTGGAAGAGAAATAAGTTACCTGAAATATCATAAGGACAAATTGTTTTTCATAACCGATCAATGCCAAATACATTGCTGTGATATTGATGGAGACAAAATATGGACGTTTGCATCGGAAGATCTTAATGATGCACGAGGTCTTAGCACAGATTCAAACGGCAATGTTTACACTGTAGATCGTCAAAACGGTTGCGTTATCGTAATATCCGCCGACGGTAAGAAAAGTAAACTTCTTCCGAGCGTTTTGTTTTTGAACGATTTGTATTAtgataaagagagaaaaaaagtaCTTGTGATGTTAGCATCAAACAATGAAAATAACATATCGTCCGCATTACTTTACAATGTAAAGTGA